TCCCGCCTTTCCCTGCCGCTACCTTAGGGTCTGCTGCCTGCTGAGGAGTCTGTGGAATGAGTCTTGGTGGTGCCCTTTAGACACCTCCAAGGAGCCAGTGCCCCTCCTGGGGTGGAGGGCACAGAAATCAAGGAAGGAGATGCAGCTCACACAAAACACCTTCCCAGGGAGGCAGGTACCGCTTCTGTCTCCCATGACCAGGGTCTGACCTGTGGCCACGCAGGCTGAGAAACCGCCCATATTTGCAGAGTGAATCTACTTCCCAAGAGCGGACCGACGGTAACAAGGCTTGGGGTGTGTCAAACCAGATGTCCGTTTATTTGAGCAGCAAAGACCCGTTGGAGGATGTCTGGGTGCCCTGGCAGAGTGATGGGTCGGGTCCCAAGCATGGAAGCCACCTGAAAGGGAACTCCTTCCGAAGGAAGGGTCAGGTACACAAGGAGAGAAGGTCCTCCCGGGCCACTTTCTCTCCTGGCCCACAATGCccttgatttcatggctgaacCTGAGTTACAAGAAAGGACCAATAGGTAATAAACATCAAAACTGTTCACTTGAGAACATGAGACACCAGCACACTTCCAAGAGCAGGGGAACAGGTGATgcttgggaggggagagggccatATTCTCACTTCTACACAGAGCTCAGCTTGGCTTCCACAGGGAAGGTTCCAGAAAATTCAGAACTACATTGAGAAATCCGGTGTCAGCAGCGATTGAGGCAGTGTCCAAAAGTTGGCTGGAGTGCACAGGAGGTGGTGGGACTGGGGCGTAGTCTAGATCTCCTCTGAGGGGCCTCTTCCTCTATACGTGGTGCTTCTCCAGTTCTGTCCCGGGCCCAGCCTTTCTATGACTTGAACATGAAGGTAACTCCCAAGCATACAGATAACTCTCTAGTCCTAACCTCCCCCCAGCTTCAGGCCCAGATATCCAAATGCCTGCTGCGTATCGTATCGCCTCTTGGATGTCCCTAACCAAAATGCCCTAAATTAAACTTCTGCTCTTCTGCCCTCCTGCCCTATCTGCACCTCCTCCTGTGATCCCAGTTCTGAATGACGGCCGGCTCCACCGGCCACCCAGCCATCCTGGCTTTCCTCTGCTGTCCTCAATTCTGCCTGTGGAACCTCTCAAATCATCCCCTCCTCTTCAACATTATCCCTGCTCTAGTTCGGACCCTCACGTTTAACTGGAATATTGCGAGTGTCCCAACAGGCTGTCCTAACTGCAGCATAGCCAGATTCTGTTCAGCTATTAGGTTTCAACAACGCGCATCTGACCATGTCTCCCTTGGCAGCCACGAGGTCCTCCATGACCCACCCCCGCACCCTTCCAATCTGAGCTCCTAACACTCCTCACCTCCCATTTACACCCCAATGGAGCTAAGAAGTTATGGTCccaggggcttcccgggtggcgcagtggttgagagtccgcctgccgatgcaggggacgcgggttcgtgccccggtctgggaggatcccacatgctgcggagcggctgggcccgtgagccatggccgctgggcctgcgcgtccggagcctgtgctccgcaatgggagaggccacggcagtgagaggcccgcgtaccgcaaaaaaaaaaaaaccaaacagaagttatggtcccagccccaccctgaaGCCATGCTATTTCATACCACTTGGTCTTTCCCTggacctcccttcccttcctccaggaTCCTTCCTCTTGGCTCAGGTGGTTCCCTACCCACCACCCTACTGTTGCTGTTACTGACACCTGGTGGTTCAAAGCCAGGGCTCACTCACGGGCCCTGCTCCTCAGAGATAAGGTGAGCCAGGAGAGGTAAACTGAGAAGGGGGTGACAGGCAGTGATCCGAGGTAAGCAGGCTCTTGGGAAGCCAAGGAAGGGACTAAGGAGTGATAAGCGTCGGTGGGAGTGCCAATCTCCCCACTGACTGCTTCACATGCAGAGAGTCCCACTCTTCAAGGTTCCCTCACATCTACTATCTAATAGTACTTCCCAAGTTGATGAACGAGCCAGGGTATGAACGGCATTCCCAGTATCATAGGCATGTGTCAGGAGAGGGATGCTCCTTTAAAATCCTTTGGAAACCATAGTCCTTGGCCAACATTGTTTAACCCTCCTGAGGAGAAATCCTGGAGGCCAAAGCACTGCGAACTAGGAAACCATCCTGTGTGAACCTTTCTGATTGAGCCTGTTGGAGCTGGAGGCAGGTCTTTACGGCCAACATTTAGACAGCACTGGGTAGGTCTGGGCCGAGATGGCTCAGAGTAAGAGTGCACCATGAACCTGGACTAAGCAATAGCCTTCAAAGCCCCCTCCGCGGCACTCCACACACACCGCTCCTTCCACCCGCCTTCTGCCTCAGCCTTGGCACAAAGCTTCTGCTCTGCATGGAGGGAAAGGGCCAGGGGGCCAACACACCAGGGTGAGTGAGCACTGGCCAGCGAGCCCAGGTTTCTTAAGGTTCAACCTACGATCCAGCCAAGTCTCACAAGAAGCAGGGTTGACCCCgagaaaaagggaaattcttTAAAACCCCATTTCCTTAGCCAAAACTGTATCTCATTGGAAGAAACATCACTTTGGCTACATTATTGTTCCCAATCTCAACTCACCTCTGTCTCTCACCCATATTATTGTGAAGATGGAAATTCACATCAAGTGCTTTGATGAGAGCTCAGCCTTGCTCAAAGCACATTGCCAACTGTGAACAACCCCAGTCCTTCAATCTTTTGGGATTCTCAATGTCCATATTTGTTAAAAACAGAATTCATAGGGAATTTTAACAGAAAGTGTGGTCTACAAAGTGCTTTGGCATCTGAGTTACCTGCCCCAATGTGGAAGAGGATTCAGTGAAGTGGTGAGAGCACCTCAGGCCCTAGAGACAGAGCTGGttgaatcctgcctctgccatTTTCATATGTGTGACCCAAGCAAGTCACTTCTCTCTTCtgggaaatggggaaaatattagtacctcctggggctgctgggaggagtaaatgagatgatgtatacaaagtgcttagcacacagCCTGATGAAGAGCTCGATAGATGCTGGCTTCTTttgctattattaataatgatcAAGTAATGATGTCACTGTTGTTTCTCCCCTTTGATAAGCTCATGGTGGCCTGCTCTAGGCCACTGATTCTCAATTATGCCCCCATCACTGGAGAGTCTCAAAGTTCTCCCAGGAGGTTATGCCCCAACAGAAAATGGCCATGTATGAGAATTTGCCAACATACACCGATGGGGCATGTGTACATGTGGACGGTGTGAAGGCACAGCAAGGTCTAGAATTACTGCTCAGGATCACTGATTTACCTCTAATCCCCTCAGTTACCAGTCTGGCTCAAACACTGATAAAGCTCTTACACGACAGCAAATATAAGGGCAGCCTGAGGATTGTGTGGGTTTTTTGCAGGAGAAAAAACACATTACACTTAAGAAAAGTGCCTTCAAATCTGGATCCTTAGCATTTGTAATTCACTTCTGAATTACCTGGACTGTACCAAGGTAAGTTCCCCAGGTACACACTAATCTTAAAAATTGGGACAGTTTCTTTCTAGCATACATCTTAGGATCTTGGaagatttaaatatatgtttttctcttttgtctcctATGACGCCTTCCCTCCTGCATGGGTTCTCCTGTGGGCACTGAAGTGGGAGCTGTTGTTGAAATCTTTGCCGCACTCCGTACACTTGTAGGGTTTCTCCCCGGTGTGGATTCTCTGGTGAATAATAAGACTGGAGCTCTGGTTAAAGCATTTCCCACACTCTCTGCACTTATAAGGCTTCTCTCCTGTGTGGATTCTCTGGTGGGTAATGAGGTTGGAACGGTCACGGAAGAACTTCCCACACTCGAGGCATCTGTAGGGCTTCTCTCCTGTGTGCACCCTCTGGTGTGTGATGAGCTTGGAACGCTCCCCGAAGCATTTCCCACAGTCTGCACACTCATACGgcttctccccagtgtgggtTCGCTGGTGGTTGGCCAGCGTGGAGCTCTTACTGAAGCTTTTCCCACATTCGGCACATCCATATGGTTTCTCTCCCGTGTGGATTCTTTGGTGACTGATGAGGGCAGAACTCTTGGAGAAGCTTCTTCCACATTCGGAACACTGATAAAGTTTATCCCCTGAGTTGGTGCTTTGCAGTTCAGGAGAACTCAAGTTCTTACTGGCACTTTGAGTTTGTTCTCGAGATGTCTCCTCTGTTGAGTTCCTCCAGTGAGCACTAAAGGATGGGCTCTGGCCAGAGTTTTTCCCAGGCTCACCACAGTGATCAGGATTTCCTCCCAAGTGGATTCTCTGATGTTTCAGAAGGTTTGAGCTCTGGGCGAAGCTTTCCCAACATTCCCCACATTTATAGGGCTTTACCCTCGTGTGCGTTCTCTGGTGGGTGATGAGATTGGAGTGGTCACTAAAGCTTTTCCCACATTCAAGGCATTTgtagggcttctctccagtgtggattcTCTGATGGGTATTGAAGTTGGAGCGGTCACTAAAGCTTTTCCCACATTCAAGGCATTTGTAGGGCCTCTCACCTGTGTGTATCCGCTGGTGGGCGATTAACTGCGAATTCCGGCTGAACCTTTTCACGCACGTGTCACACTCGAAGGGTTTCTCTGCAAGGTACAGGCCTTGATGATCGATGAGTTTTTCTAAGTCCTCTTCAGAAGAACATTCTTCCCACTGATCCTGGGATGGATTTCCCCACTGCCCTTtaccttcattttcattttcactgtctTCCCCCCAATCATGAGGGTAGCAATCATCCTCTGCAGTACACTTTGATAAGGCTCCAGGAAAATCTTCAAAAATGTCCTGCTCTGAAATCTGGTCTTCATCCTCATGCCTCATCTCAAAACCTGAAAGAATGGACAGAAATGCATTCATTAGTTAGTTTCTATTTATACATCTGGATCTTGTGTCTTATGAATTTGGCTAACATGAATTTGTACTTATATCTTATATCTCACAGCTTATAAACGTGACTAACATGAAATTGATCCAGTTtcagcacacacatacatttctGACCTGTAAAGCTTAGGAACAGAGTTTGGGACATGCTAACTCCACCAAAGGGAGCCGTAAGCCCCAGCCCAAGCAGCCAGCTGTCAGTCTCCCTGGCCAGCTACCCTATCCCACTACTGAACAATGAACACTTTCTTCTCCTGGTACATTCAGTATGGCCTATGTCATATGAGATTGAATAAACTCTGTAACTGCCCAGATGAATCCAAGTAAAATCTAGACTGACTGCTTTTCTTATTTAGGGGATTACACTAAGCTAGAGACTGGATAATCTCAGCGAAGCACAAATCCTTAACTTATTCaatttcattctctctttcagttcagagaaaagaaatgagccTGGCTTCCACACTCTCCCTGCATGCTTGCAGATTTTGTGGACATCTAATTATTCCAAGCTTACCAGTGTCTGGGGTTTTAGGACCTGGGGTTGGAGGTCTGATGGCATCTTCACCTGCCATTTCATCCCAGGCCTCCTGGTTGACAAGCTGAGTACCACTCTCCCCAGAAGTAGGAAGACCCACTGCCTCCTTGCTGGTCTCCATGTCTCTAACCGCAGTCCGAGCCCTCATCAGCAAGTCCAGCTCCTCATAGAAGGGGCAGGTCCCAGGTGGGTGGCTGCTCTTGGCTTTTCGGTAGCTTCGAAGGAGGTTTTTGAATCTGTAGCGACACTGCTCCAGGGTCCGCAGGAAGCCCTGTGCACACAGCCGCTCTGCAATGGCCCGGTACACCTGGCTGTTCTGGTGACAAGTGCGAAGCTTCTCAGAGAATGGGGACTCACTGAGAATGGTCAGGAAGGCCTTGGTCTCCTCGTAGCCCCAGTGCACACCTGCTGTCAGGAGTGAAGAGTTCAGAATTGAGAGACTTGATGAGATTTACCTAGGTCATCAGGGATTGGGGTCACCTGCCCTGCTAAACACCTAGGCACTTTGGAAATCGTCCAGGTGCCTGGCACACCAGCAAAGAATATACCCTTGTTTTTCAAGgctgtgccagggcttcctatCCCCACTCCCTTCTAAGAGACTCTATTAACATTTAAGAGTCTTGGCTAAAGGGGAGGATTTAAGTGGCCATATGATACCAGTTGACCCATGTCCCTGGCTTCAGCTGATTGGTTCAAGGAAAGGGCTGTAACTGAGATACAAGACACTGTCTCTATACCCATTCAATACATGTGCtctactttatttattatttatttattggggtgtttattggtttttaaaatgtttatttggttttttatacaccaggttcttattagttatccattttatacatattagtgattacatgtcaaccccaatctcccaattcatccccccaccaccccccaccaccaccacttcccccccttggtgtccatacgtttgttctctgcatttgtgtctcaatttctgcactgcaaaccagttcatctgtaccatttttctaggttccacatatatgcattaatataccatatttgtttttctctttctgacttacttcactctgtatgacagtctctacatttatccacgtctctacaaatgacccaatttcactcctttttatggttgagtaatattccattgtatatatgtaccaccgcttctttatcccttcatctgtagatgggcatttaggttgcttccatgtcctggctattgtaaatagtgttgcaatgaacattgtggtgcatgtgtctttttgaattatggttttctctgggtatatgcccagcagtggaattgctaggtcatatggtaattccatttttagttttttgaggaa
This genomic stretch from Kogia breviceps isolate mKogBre1 chromosome 1, mKogBre1 haplotype 1, whole genome shotgun sequence harbors:
- the ZSCAN20 gene encoding zinc finger and SCAN domain-containing protein 20 isoform X1 codes for the protein MAVALEARTQASPLPEAEELLIVKLEEDSWRPPDSQPREKDHDPGPGPEASRQRFRQFRYRDAAGPHEAFSQLWALCCHWLRPEIRLKEQILELLVLEQFLTILPREVQAWVQARHPESGEEAVALVEDWHREARAAGQRELELCAEETRSLKTMKESQSFQLWPADHWPEGQSQKQWVKNPCPDLPKHLDTKMAPQPLKESAVLTPRVPTLPKMGSVGDWEVTVESQEALGPGRHAEKEFCKDPPGDSCGNGLPLGVPVSKPTIISQQEQGPEFWGPRLVNPGQKNPADYSWDTEQTKPAQALAWRDSKAWEERYQWDVEDVKVSGVHWSYEETKTFLAILSESPFSEKLRTCHQNRQVYRAIAERLRAQGFLRTLEQCRYRVKNLLRNYRKAKSSHPPGTCPFYEELEALVRARTAIRASDGPGEAVVLPRLGDSDMEVDEQEEGGWEPEETTDDCNGDDSHLATEEFVHGPRIPGGPALLQSRIAGVHWGYEETKAFLTILSESPFSEKLRTCHQNSQVYRAIAERLCAQGFLRTLEQCRYRFKNLLRSYRKAKSSHPPGTCPFYEELDLLMRARTAVRDMETSKEAVGLPTSGESGTQLVNQEAWDEMAGEDAIRPPTPGPKTPDTGFEMRHEDEDQISEQDIFEDFPGALSKCTAEDDCYPHDWGEDSENENEGKGQWGNPSQDQWEECSSEEDLEKLIDHQGLYLAEKPFECDTCVKRFSRNSQLIAHQRIHTGERPYKCLECGKSFSDRSNFNTHQRIHTGEKPYKCLECGKSFSDHSNLITHQRTHTRVKPYKCGECWESFAQSSNLLKHQRIHLGGNPDHCGEPGKNSGQSPSFSAHWRNSTEETSREQTQSASKNLSSPELQSTNSGDKLYQCSECGRSFSKSSALISHQRIHTGEKPYGCAECGKSFSKSSTLANHQRTHTGEKPYECADCGKCFGERSKLITHQRVHTGEKPYRCLECGKFFRDRSNLITHQRIHTGEKPYKCRECGKCFNQSSSLIIHQRIHTGEKPYKCTECGKDFNNSSHFSAHRRTHAGGKAS
- the ZSCAN20 gene encoding zinc finger and SCAN domain-containing protein 20 isoform X2, whose protein sequence is MAVALEARTQASPLPEAEELLIVKLEEDSWRPPDSQPREKDHDPGPGPEASRQRFRQFRYRDAAGPHEAFSQLWALCCHWLRPEIRLKEQILELLVLEQFLTILPREVQAWVQARHPESGEEAVALVEDWHREARAAGQRELELCAEETRSLKTMKESQSFQLWPADHWPEGQSQKQWVKNPCPDLPKHLDTKMAPQPLKESAVLTPRVPTLPKMGSVGDWEVTVESQEALGPGRHAEKEFCKDPPGDSCGNGLPLGVPVSKPTIISQQEQGPEFWGPRLVNPGQKNPADYSWDTEQTKPAQALAWRDSKAWEERYQWDVEDVKVSGVHWSYEETKTFLAILSESPFSEKLRTCHQNRQVYRAIAERLRAQGFLRTLEQCRYRVKNLLRNYRKAKSSHPPGTCPFYEELEALVRARTAIRASDGPGEAVVLPRLGDSDMEVDEQEEGGWEPEETTDDCNGDDSHLATEEFVHGPRIPGGPALLQSRIGVHWGYEETKAFLTILSESPFSEKLRTCHQNSQVYRAIAERLCAQGFLRTLEQCRYRFKNLLRSYRKAKSSHPPGTCPFYEELDLLMRARTAVRDMETSKEAVGLPTSGESGTQLVNQEAWDEMAGEDAIRPPTPGPKTPDTGFEMRHEDEDQISEQDIFEDFPGALSKCTAEDDCYPHDWGEDSENENEGKGQWGNPSQDQWEECSSEEDLEKLIDHQGLYLAEKPFECDTCVKRFSRNSQLIAHQRIHTGERPYKCLECGKSFSDRSNFNTHQRIHTGEKPYKCLECGKSFSDHSNLITHQRTHTRVKPYKCGECWESFAQSSNLLKHQRIHLGGNPDHCGEPGKNSGQSPSFSAHWRNSTEETSREQTQSASKNLSSPELQSTNSGDKLYQCSECGRSFSKSSALISHQRIHTGEKPYGCAECGKSFSKSSTLANHQRTHTGEKPYECADCGKCFGERSKLITHQRVHTGEKPYRCLECGKFFRDRSNLITHQRIHTGEKPYKCRECGKCFNQSSSLIIHQRIHTGEKPYKCTECGKDFNNSSHFSAHRRTHAGGKAS